Proteins encoded together in one Fimbriiglobus ruber window:
- a CDS encoding WD40 repeat domain-containing protein: protein MIALAGGTIAIWDTKAGDLLAHLRTNAPFTDWAYNPDGQTLAAASLDGTITFYDTASFRETARFAWNLGPLHSVAFAPDGLTCAAGAGHGQVLIWDLG, encoded by the coding sequence TTGATCGCGCTCGCGGGCGGCACAATCGCCATCTGGGACACGAAGGCCGGCGACCTACTGGCCCACCTGCGGACCAATGCCCCGTTCACCGACTGGGCGTACAACCCAGACGGACAGACTCTGGCTGCCGCCTCGTTAGACGGCACGATCACCTTCTACGACACCGCCTCGTTCCGCGAAACGGCCCGGTTCGCGTGGAACCTCGGTCCCTTGCACAGTGTCGCGTTCGCGCCGGACGGGTTGACCTGTGCGGCAGGAGCGGGGCACGGGCAAGTACTGATATGGGATCTGGGTTGA
- a CDS encoding acyltransferase family protein, translating into MRFNNIQILRVVAALGVVAIHLSYYAVADFRADLEAMAWVRAERVTEACVPLLFAVSGFVLTHVLQSAPTGRYLLGRAIRIYPGYWLAMFVAACLKSNGLPGIALPWMAGRVTAPGLLLLPAGQSGVGLLLLGSEWTLFYEMTLAFALGIFALFGARRAVPIAAGVWAVVIAVRIAVWPNMALDSIPRWDTVLISAFNLPFLFGVLAYYPRNIGRRWRWAVLAATVGFAGFGIPWVPAGELRYCAWSVVAGLAMWLAVQFRQANDRNLFVRLGDLTYGLYLLHVPIILGVFLLLRNRELFVGSEAGVALAGLAAIVGGLLFGWVESIVHARLRPLAKLRGADIRTWSIRQRSRFGARRDVPILSQPVADVRKS; encoded by the coding sequence TTGCGGTTCAACAACATCCAGATCCTGCGAGTGGTCGCGGCCCTCGGGGTCGTGGCGATCCACCTTTCGTATTACGCGGTCGCCGATTTCCGTGCCGACCTGGAGGCGATGGCTTGGGTCCGCGCGGAGCGTGTTACCGAAGCGTGCGTCCCACTCCTCTTCGCCGTCTCAGGTTTTGTGCTCACCCACGTTCTGCAGTCGGCTCCGACGGGTCGATATCTGCTCGGCCGCGCGATTCGCATTTACCCCGGTTACTGGCTGGCGATGTTCGTGGCGGCGTGTCTCAAAAGCAACGGTTTGCCCGGGATCGCGCTGCCGTGGATGGCAGGACGCGTCACGGCACCCGGTTTGTTGTTGCTGCCCGCGGGACAGTCAGGCGTCGGGTTGCTCCTACTCGGAAGTGAGTGGACGCTGTTCTACGAGATGACGCTGGCTTTCGCGCTCGGGATATTTGCGCTGTTCGGAGCCCGACGAGCGGTCCCGATCGCGGCCGGGGTGTGGGCAGTGGTGATTGCCGTCCGGATCGCAGTATGGCCTAACATGGCGCTCGATTCGATTCCCCGGTGGGATACGGTACTCATCTCGGCGTTCAACCTCCCGTTCCTGTTCGGGGTGTTGGCGTACTACCCGCGTAACATTGGCCGCCGGTGGCGGTGGGCCGTTCTTGCCGCGACGGTTGGGTTCGCCGGATTTGGTATCCCGTGGGTTCCCGCGGGCGAGTTGAGGTACTGTGCGTGGTCAGTGGTAGCCGGCCTGGCGATGTGGCTGGCCGTTCAGTTCCGGCAGGCCAATGACCGCAACCTCTTCGTCCGACTCGGTGATTTGACTTACGGGCTGTACCTCCTGCATGTGCCCATCATTCTGGGCGTGTTTTTGTTGCTGCGTAACCGGGAACTGTTTGTCGGTTCGGAAGCCGGTGTCGCGCTCGCGGGTCTCGCGGCCATAGTCGGCGGCTTGTTGTTCGGGTGGGTGGAGTCGATCGTCCACGCGCGGCTGCGCCCACTCGCAAAACTGCGCGGTGCGGACATTCGCACGTGGTCGATACGGCAGCGCAGTCGGTTCGGGGCGCGGAGAGACGTGCCCATTCTCTCACAACCAGTCGCGGACGTCCGCAAGAGTTGA